From Melitaea cinxia chromosome 16, ilMelCinx1.1, whole genome shotgun sequence, a single genomic window includes:
- the LOC123660829 gene encoding amyloid-beta-like protein: MSAAGRWTPDLTTKPHNCLKDKMEILDYCKKVYPSHDITNIVEASHYVKVSNWCKLGSNNAAKCKVTRWVKPFRCLEGPFQSDALLVPESCLFDHIHNQSRCWQFSRWNATAGRACAQRGLRLRTFAMLLPCGISLFSGVEFVCCPKHFKENVKMHKPMDVGVPVSPGGEEMLAASAAMDERDDELLDDEDSLIDDDDDTLNLSDDDDDDDTDDDMDEDEDADLSHDDDAEDDDYTDGDDSAWPRPESSASPSTTTSTTTTTTTTTTASTATSDPYFSHFDPRTEHQSYKDAQQRLEETHREKITKVMREWSELEDRYQQMMTSDPSAAQTFRQRMTAKFQANIQSLEEEGVSERRRLAALHQQRVLAHLAQRRRTALACYTRSLRDTPPNAHRVQKCLQRLVRALAAERSGALAAWRRAAAAGREAAAAERASAADRLQDADRALQRALTSLRRRPHLYASIGTAIEDYVQSMQSKDDMAVSLMSMTPEAEELLLDRIEAEVQREQAAREQLNAKRDQRTRQRQDIQNERVREIITSTMTDAPESETETSEVSETSSRRSTSETEGEGLRAALEQAEERAPPPPAHALKHELQHSQPEYKVRASGSGGGAGALYPALCVGGAALAAAAAVALAVARRRDRAPSAQGFVQVEQTGAVAPTPEERHVANMQINGYENPTYKYFEVKE, translated from the exons ATGTCAGCTGCAGGACGATGGACACCTGATCTCACTACCAAGCCGCACAACTGCCTGAAAGACAAAATGGAAATCCTCGATTATTGCAAAAAG GTTTACCCGAGCCATGATATCACTAACATCGTCGAAGCATCCCACTACGTCAAAGTTAGTAACTGGTGCAAGCTCGGTTCTAACAACGCTGCCAAGTGCAAGGTTACCAGATGGGTGAAACCCTTCCGTTGTCTTG AAGGCCCATTCCAATCGGATGCGCTGTTGGTGCCCGAGAGCTGTCTCTTCGACCACATCCACAACCAAAGCCGGTGCTGGCAGTTCTCTCGCTGGAACGCAACCGCCGGACGCGCGTGCGCTCAACGTGGACTCCGATTACGTACTTTTGCTATGCTCCTGCCTTGCGGTATCAGCCTGTTCTCTGGAGTTGAATTCGTGTGCTGCCCTAAGCATTTTAAAG aaAACGTTAAGATGCACAAGCCAATGGACGTCGGCGTTCCAGTAAGCCCTGGTGGTGAAGAGATGTTGGCTGCTTCTGCTGCTATGGACGAACGAGATGACGAACTTCTTGATGATGAAGACTCTTTGATCGATGACGATGATGACACCCTTAACCTCagtgacgatgatgatgatgacgacaCTGATGAcg atatgGATGAAGATGAAGATGCTGATTTATCTCATGATGACGACGCTGAAGATGATGACTACACGGACGGTGATGACTCCGCTTGGCCACGACCAGAATCGTCTGCATCTCCCTCTACCACCACTTCAACTACCACTACTACTACGACTACTACTACG GCTTCTACTGCTACCTCCGACCCGTACTTCTCACATTTCGATCCCCGAACCGAACATCAGAGCTACAAAGATGCGCAGCAACGGCTGGAGGAAACTCACCGGGAAAAG ATTACAAAAGTAATGCGTGAATGGTCAGAACTGGAAGACCGTTACCAACAGATGATGACTTCTGACCCATCTGCCGCGCAGACTTTCCGGCAACGCATGACTGCTAAATTCCAAGCAAACATCCAG TCGCTGGAGGAGGAGGGCGTATCGGAACGCCGTCGGCTCGCCGCCCTCCACCAGCAGCGTGTCCTCGCACACCTCGCTCAACGCCGCCGCACCGCACTCGCCTGCTACACGCGCTCTCTAAGGGACACACCTCCCAAT GCTCACCGCGTCCAGAAATGTCTGCAACGTTTGGTCCGTGCCCTGGCGGCTGAACGCAGCGGCGCTCTGGCCGCGTGGCGCCGCGCTGCTGCCGCTGGTCGCGAGGCCGCCGCCGCTGAACGGGCTAGTGCTGCTGACAGATTACAG GATGCTGATCGCGCATTACAACGTGCTTTGACCTCCCTACGCCGTCGCCCACATCTCTACGCTAGCATTGGTACCGCTATTGAAGATTACGTTCAg tcaaTGCAGTCAAAGGACGACATGGCTGTTTCCTTAATGTCCATGACTCCTGAGGCCGAGGAACTCCTTCTGGACCGCATTGAAGCTGAAGTGCAAAGAGAACAAGCTGCTCGTGAACAACTCAACGCGAAGAGGGACCAGCGCACACGTCAGCGACAGGATATTCAGAACGAACGTGTTAGG GAAATCATTACAAGCACGATGACTGACGCTCCAGAGAGCGAAACCGAAACTAGTGAAGTAAGCGAAACATCCAGCCGACGATCCACCAGCGAG aCCGAGGGTGAAGGTTTACGCGCTGCTTTAGAACAAGCGGAGGAAAGGGCGCCGCCTCCACCAGCCCATGCTCTCAAACATGAACTGCAACATTCCCAGCCT GAGTACAAGGTGCGGGCCagcggcagcggcggcggcgcgggcgcgctgTACCCCGCGCTGTGCGTGGGCGGCGCCGCGCTGGCGGCCGCCGCCGCCGTCGCGCTCGCCGTGGCGCGCCGCCGCGACCGCGCGCCCTCCGCGCAGGGATTCGTGCAG GTCGAACAGACCGGCGCAGTGGCTCCCACACCTGAAGAGCGACACGTGGCCAACATGCAAATCAATGGCTACGAAAATCCTACCTATAAATACTTTGAAGTCAAGGAGTAA